Proteins from a genomic interval of Euleptes europaea isolate rEulEur1 chromosome 18, rEulEur1.hap1, whole genome shotgun sequence:
- the PDK2 gene encoding pyruvate dehydrogenase kinase, isozyme 2 isoform X2, whose amino-acid sequence MRLLRCLLKGRSALAGAPKYIEHFSKFSPSPLSMKQFLDFGSSNACEKTSFTFLRQELPVRLANIMKEINLLPDRVLSTPSVQLVQSWYVQSLLDIMVFLDKDPEDQGTLGQFTDALVTIRNRHNDVVPTMAQGVIEYKEAYGDDPVSNQNIQYFLDRFYLSRISIRMLINQHTLIFDGSTNPAHPKHIGSIDPHCNVSEVVRDAYDMAKLLCDKYYLASPELEIQEVNANHPDQPIHMVYVPSHLYHMLFELFKNAMRATVESHESSLTLPSIKVMVSLGQEDLSIRMSDRGGGVPLRKIERLFSYMYSTAPKPELGTGGTPLAGFGYGLPISRLYAKYFQGDLQLFSMEGFGTDAVIYLKALSTDSVERLPVYNKSAWRHYQTSQEADDWCVPSTEPKNTSTYRVT is encoded by the exons ATGCGTCTCCTGCGGTGCCTCCTGAAGGGCCGCTCGGCGCTGGCCGGGGCGCCGAAGTACATCGAGCACTTCAGCAAGTTCTCGCCGTCGCCGCTCTCCATGAAGCAGTTCCTCGACTTTG GATCCAGCAATGCTTGCGAGAAAACCTCCTTCACGTTCCTGCGCCAGGAGCTCCCCGTCCGGCTGGCCAACATCATGAAGGAAATCAATCTCCTCCCGGACCGCGTGCTGAGCACCCCCTCCGTCCAGCTGGTGCAGAGCTG GTATGTGCAGAGCTTGCTGGACATCATGGTGTTCCTGGATAAGGACCCTGAGGACCAAGGGACACTGGGACA GTTCACGGACGCCTTGGTCACCATCCGGAACCGCCACAACGACGTGGTTCCCACTATGGCGCAAGGTGTGATCGAGTACAAGGAGGCTTATGGGGACGACCCAGTCTCCAACCAGAACATCCAGTACTTCCTGGATCGTTTCTACCTTAGCCGAATCTCCATCCGCATGCTGATCAATCAACACA CCTTGATTTTTGACGGCAGCACCAACCCGGCCCACCCCAAGCACATCGGCAGCATCGATCCCCACTGCAACGTCTCAGAGGTGGTCAGAG ATGCTTATGACATGGCCAAGCTCCTTTGTGACAAGTACTACTTGGCATCTCCAGAGCTAGAGATCCAGGAAGTGAATG CAAATCATCCCGACCAGCCTATCCACATGGTCTATGTCCCCTCTCACTTGTACCACATGCTCTTCGAGCTGTTCAAG AACGCCATGAGGGCCACCGTGGAAAGCCACGAGTCCAGCCTCACGTTGCCATCCATCAAGGTGATGGTGTCCCTGGGGCAAGAGGATCTTTCTATCCGG ATGAGCGACCGAGGAGGCGGGGTTCCTCTTCGCAAGATCGAACGCCTCTTCAGCTAcatgtattccacagcacccaaaccAGAACTGGGCACCGGTGGGACGCCCCTG GCTGGCTTTGGTTACGGGCTCCCTATTTCCAGACTCTACGCCAAGTATTTCCAAGGTGATCTTCAGCTCTTCTCCATGGAAGGCTTTGGGACAGATGCTGTCATCTATTTGAAG GCCTTGTCGACTGACTCAGTGGAGCGGCTGCCCGTGTACAACAAGTCGGCGTGGCGCCACTACCAAACGAGCCAGGAGGCCGACGACTGGTGCGTGCCCAGCACGGAACCGAAAAACACTTCCACCTACCGGGTGACCTAA
- the PDK2 gene encoding pyruvate dehydrogenase kinase, isozyme 2 isoform X1: MRLLRCLLKGRSALAGAPKYIEHFSKFSPSPLSMKQFLDFGSSNACEKTSFTFLRQELPVRLANIMKEINLLPDRVLSTPSVQLVQSWYVQSLLDIMVFLDKDPEDQGTLGQFTDALVTIRNRHNDVVPTMAQGVIEYKEAYGDDPVSNQNIQYFLDRFYLSRISIRMLINQHTLIFDGSTNPAHPKHIGSIDPHCNVSEVVRDAYDMAKLLCDKYYLASPELEIQEVNDTGTGPHSWPTNHPDQPIHMVYVPSHLYHMLFELFKNAMRATVESHESSLTLPSIKVMVSLGQEDLSIRMSDRGGGVPLRKIERLFSYMYSTAPKPELGTGGTPLAGFGYGLPISRLYAKYFQGDLQLFSMEGFGTDAVIYLKALSTDSVERLPVYNKSAWRHYQTSQEADDWCVPSTEPKNTSTYRVT; encoded by the exons ATGCGTCTCCTGCGGTGCCTCCTGAAGGGCCGCTCGGCGCTGGCCGGGGCGCCGAAGTACATCGAGCACTTCAGCAAGTTCTCGCCGTCGCCGCTCTCCATGAAGCAGTTCCTCGACTTTG GATCCAGCAATGCTTGCGAGAAAACCTCCTTCACGTTCCTGCGCCAGGAGCTCCCCGTCCGGCTGGCCAACATCATGAAGGAAATCAATCTCCTCCCGGACCGCGTGCTGAGCACCCCCTCCGTCCAGCTGGTGCAGAGCTG GTATGTGCAGAGCTTGCTGGACATCATGGTGTTCCTGGATAAGGACCCTGAGGACCAAGGGACACTGGGACA GTTCACGGACGCCTTGGTCACCATCCGGAACCGCCACAACGACGTGGTTCCCACTATGGCGCAAGGTGTGATCGAGTACAAGGAGGCTTATGGGGACGACCCAGTCTCCAACCAGAACATCCAGTACTTCCTGGATCGTTTCTACCTTAGCCGAATCTCCATCCGCATGCTGATCAATCAACACA CCTTGATTTTTGACGGCAGCACCAACCCGGCCCACCCCAAGCACATCGGCAGCATCGATCCCCACTGCAACGTCTCAGAGGTGGTCAGAG ATGCTTATGACATGGCCAAGCTCCTTTGTGACAAGTACTACTTGGCATCTCCAGAGCTAGAGATCCAGGAAGTGAATG ACACAGGAACAGGACCTCACTCTTGGCCCA CAAATCATCCCGACCAGCCTATCCACATGGTCTATGTCCCCTCTCACTTGTACCACATGCTCTTCGAGCTGTTCAAG AACGCCATGAGGGCCACCGTGGAAAGCCACGAGTCCAGCCTCACGTTGCCATCCATCAAGGTGATGGTGTCCCTGGGGCAAGAGGATCTTTCTATCCGG ATGAGCGACCGAGGAGGCGGGGTTCCTCTTCGCAAGATCGAACGCCTCTTCAGCTAcatgtattccacagcacccaaaccAGAACTGGGCACCGGTGGGACGCCCCTG GCTGGCTTTGGTTACGGGCTCCCTATTTCCAGACTCTACGCCAAGTATTTCCAAGGTGATCTTCAGCTCTTCTCCATGGAAGGCTTTGGGACAGATGCTGTCATCTATTTGAAG GCCTTGTCGACTGACTCAGTGGAGCGGCTGCCCGTGTACAACAAGTCGGCGTGGCGCCACTACCAAACGAGCCAGGAGGCCGACGACTGGTGCGTGCCCAGCACGGAACCGAAAAACACTTCCACCTACCGGGTGACCTAA
- the LOC130490811 gene encoding Golgi-associated RAB2 interactor protein 5A-like yields the protein MTIYRVGDLQRYLANGEYPELKDYPLFESNFVQVTRSGEVANRVTMAMAASSPSLELPDLMLLAVPVPYPTEECMCENPTAKFVPREQLRLTQLLPLKFVKIYVHDESRYQFKVKLVSGRIFYLQLLAHPKKVDYIFGQWVQLIYRLHFYRMDAPICYLQVFPGYNPVYTRVTVPASSRRVS from the exons ATGACCATATATAGAGTTGGGGATCTGCAAAGATACCTCGCCAACGGGGAATATCCGGAACTAAAAGACTACCCCCTGTTTGAAAGCAATTTTGTACAG GTCACGAGATCAGGGGAGGTGGCCAACAGGGTCACCATGGCTATGGCTGCCAGCAGTCCAAGCTTGGAGCTTCCTGATCTCATGTTGCTCGCAGTACCGGTGCCATACCCAACAGAGGAGTGCATGTGTGAGAATCCAACGGCCAAGTTTGTCCCTAGAGAGCAGCTGCGACTTACCCA GCTCCTGCCCTTGAAGTTTGTCAAGATCTATGTCCATGATGAGAGCCGCTACCAGTTTAAAGTCAAGCTTGTCAGCGGCCGTATCTTCTACCTCCAACTTCTTGCCCATCCTAAAAAGGTGGACTACATCTTCGGGCAATGGGTTCAACTAATCTACCGCCTGCACTTTTATCGAATGGATGCCCCCATATGTTATCTGCAGGTGTTCCCAGGTTATAATCCGGTGTACACAAGGGTCACCGTACCTGCTAGTTCCAGGAGAGTGTCATAG